The following coding sequences lie in one uncultured Celeribacter sp. genomic window:
- a CDS encoding sigma-54-dependent Fis family transcriptional regulator, with the protein MKHARHVEEIGQVLDGGQTGRDNFVSASWRRCVELYGMDPMRSDPAYIVTDAELRDHRKQAEWLIATARTGLQSLFRQVAGQNYVLLLTDAKGVCVDFFGDDLFTEDLRSAGLYLGSNWSEDLAGTCGVGACIVTQEPVTVHQDDHFGNAHVALSCTAAPIFDSLGQLAAVLDISLLRSPTPKSSQNLAMSLVTSAARRVEMANLMAESPRDWVLRLSSSPEFLDVDPEAAVRLDGSGRVLGYTRAARRLFPETGQILGRRIDEVLSVSVDDLPDLMRDRPTEERVIEMRDGGALFGHAIAPKAPRQAHPGMRRGGALAGLTGGDPDMARLLGQAERLAPGNVPLWITGETGTGKTKLARAIHMMSKAQGFISLECATLRPEDIADLCLDTVSLTTLLLRRVEELSDETAIALSGLLDRRPDLRTLSTSCLDPARIHLPRTLFHRLAGYVLSVPPLRMRRDLDWLMSRHLRRHTADAVRLSPSARAELMGRTWPGNIREMEQVLDTAAALCVGSVIDLPDLPHPVVADPADGSPASTNPWDSLEQVLVACDWNMARAARRFGVNRSTILRRMRAAGLRPPE; encoded by the coding sequence ATGAAACACGCACGGCATGTCGAAGAGATCGGGCAGGTGCTCGACGGCGGCCAGACCGGGCGGGACAATTTTGTCTCGGCCTCCTGGCGGCGTTGTGTTGAGCTTTACGGCATGGATCCGATGCGTTCGGATCCGGCCTATATCGTGACCGATGCGGAATTGCGCGACCACCGCAAACAGGCCGAATGGCTGATCGCGACCGCGCGCACGGGACTGCAATCTCTGTTTCGGCAAGTGGCCGGGCAAAATTACGTTCTGTTGCTGACCGATGCCAAGGGCGTCTGCGTCGACTTTTTTGGCGACGATCTCTTTACCGAGGATCTGCGCAGTGCGGGCCTCTATCTCGGATCGAACTGGTCCGAGGATCTGGCCGGAACCTGCGGTGTCGGCGCCTGTATCGTCACGCAAGAGCCGGTGACCGTGCATCAGGACGATCATTTCGGCAATGCCCATGTGGCCCTGTCTTGTACCGCGGCGCCGATCTTCGACAGCCTCGGGCAATTGGCCGCCGTGCTCGATATTTCGCTTCTGCGCTCCCCCACCCCCAAAAGCAGCCAGAACTTGGCGATGAGCCTCGTCACCTCCGCCGCGCGCCGCGTCGAGATGGCCAATCTGATGGCCGAAAGCCCGCGCGACTGGGTGCTGCGCCTGTCGTCCAGCCCGGAGTTCCTCGATGTGGACCCCGAAGCCGCCGTGCGGCTGGACGGCTCGGGTCGGGTGCTGGGCTATACCCGTGCGGCGCGACGGTTGTTCCCCGAAACGGGGCAAATTCTCGGGCGCCGGATCGACGAGGTCCTGAGTGTCAGCGTCGATGATCTGCCGGATCTGATGCGCGACCGTCCCACCGAAGAGCGGGTGATCGAGATGCGCGACGGTGGAGCCCTCTTTGGCCATGCCATTGCGCCGAAGGCCCCGCGACAAGCGCATCCGGGAATGCGGCGCGGCGGGGCTTTGGCCGGTCTGACCGGCGGCGACCCGGACATGGCCCGGCTTTTGGGTCAGGCGGAACGGTTGGCCCCGGGAAACGTCCCGCTATGGATCACCGGGGAAACCGGCACCGGCAAGACCAAACTCGCCCGTGCGATCCACATGATGAGCAAGGCGCAGGGCTTCATCAGCCTCGAATGCGCCACACTGCGCCCGGAGGACATCGCCGATCTGTGCCTCGACACGGTGAGCCTGACGACGCTTCTTTTGCGCCGGGTCGAGGAGTTGAGCGACGAGACGGCCATCGCCCTGAGCGGTTTGCTCGACCGCCGCCCTGATCTTCGGACGCTTTCCACAAGCTGCCTCGACCCGGCCCGGATCCATTTGCCCCGCACACTGTTCCACCGGTTGGCGGGCTACGTTCTCAGCGTGCCGCCGCTCAGGATGCGGCGCGATCTCGACTGGCTGATGTCGCGCCATCTGCGGCGCCATACCGCCGACGCGGTGCGCCTGTCGCCGTCTGCACGCGCCGAATTGATGGGACGGACCTGGCCCGGCAACATCCGCGAGATGGAACAAGTGCTCGATACCGCCGCCGCGCTTTGCGTCGGCTCGGTGATCGACCTTCCCGATCTGCCCCATCCGGTCGTGGCCGACCCTGCCGACGGGTCGCCCGCATCGACAAACCCATGGGACTCGCTGGAGCAGGTTTTGGTCGCCTGCGACTGGAACATGGCCCGCGCCGCGCGGCGGTTCGGGGTCAACCGCTCGACCATCCTGCGTCGGATGCGGGCCGCGGGGTTGCGCCCGCCCGAGTGA